A region of Streptomyces sp. NBC_01788 DNA encodes the following proteins:
- the cimA gene encoding citramalate synthase, which translates to MTATSQLDDSFHVFDTTLRDGAQREGINLTVADKLAIARHLDDFGVGFIEGGWPGANPRDTEFFARAKEEIDFRHAQLVAFGATRRAGAKAADDPQVRALLESGAQVITLVAKSHDRHVELALRTTLEENLEMVRDTVSHLRAEGRRVFVDCEHFFDGYRANPQYAKSVVRTAAEAGADVVILCDTNGGMLPAQVQAVVSTVLADTGARLGIHAQDDTGCAVANTLAAVDAGATHVQCTANGYGERVGNANLFPVVAALELKYGKRVLPEDRLREMTRISHAIAEVVNLTPSTHQPYVGVSAFAHKAGLHASAIKVDPDLYQHIDPEQVGNTMRMLVSDMAGRASIELKGKELGIDLGGDRELVGRVVERVKERELKGYTYEAADASFELLLRAEAEGRPLKYFDVESWRAIVEDRPDGTHANEATVKLWAKSERIVATAEGNGPVNALDRALRVALEKIYPELASLGLVDYKVRILEGKHGTSSTTRVLISTSDGRGEWSTVGVADNVIAASWQALEDAYTYGLLRAGVEPAK; encoded by the coding sequence ATGACCGCAACCAGCCAGCTCGACGATTCGTTCCACGTCTTCGACACCACCCTGCGCGACGGCGCCCAGCGTGAGGGGATCAACCTCACGGTCGCCGACAAGCTGGCCATCGCTCGGCACCTGGACGACTTCGGCGTGGGCTTCATCGAGGGTGGCTGGCCCGGCGCGAACCCGCGGGACACCGAGTTCTTCGCCCGCGCCAAGGAGGAGATCGACTTCCGGCACGCCCAGCTCGTCGCCTTCGGGGCGACCCGCCGGGCCGGTGCCAAGGCGGCGGACGACCCCCAGGTCAGGGCGCTGCTGGAGTCCGGTGCCCAGGTGATCACCCTGGTCGCCAAGTCGCACGACCGGCATGTGGAGCTGGCGCTGCGCACCACGCTGGAGGAGAACCTGGAGATGGTCCGCGACACCGTCTCCCACCTGCGCGCCGAGGGCCGCCGGGTCTTCGTCGACTGCGAGCACTTCTTCGACGGCTACCGCGCCAACCCCCAGTACGCCAAGTCCGTCGTCCGCACCGCCGCGGAGGCCGGCGCGGACGTGGTGATCCTCTGCGACACCAACGGCGGCATGCTGCCCGCCCAGGTCCAGGCGGTCGTCTCCACCGTCCTCGCGGACACCGGCGCCCGCCTCGGCATCCACGCCCAGGACGACACCGGCTGCGCGGTCGCCAACACCCTCGCGGCCGTCGACGCCGGCGCCACCCACGTGCAGTGCACGGCCAACGGCTACGGCGAACGCGTCGGCAACGCCAACCTCTTCCCGGTGGTCGCGGCCCTGGAGCTGAAGTACGGCAAGCGGGTGCTGCCCGAGGACCGGCTGCGCGAGATGACCCGCATCTCCCACGCCATCGCCGAGGTCGTCAACCTCACGCCCTCCACCCACCAGCCCTACGTGGGTGTTTCCGCCTTCGCCCACAAGGCGGGCCTGCACGCCTCCGCCATCAAGGTCGACCCGGACCTGTACCAGCACATCGACCCCGAGCAGGTCGGCAACACCATGCGCATGCTGGTCTCCGACATGGCGGGCCGCGCCTCCATCGAGCTCAAGGGCAAGGAACTCGGCATCGACCTCGGCGGCGACCGCGAACTGGTCGGCCGGGTGGTCGAGCGGGTCAAGGAGCGCGAGCTCAAGGGCTACACCTACGAGGCGGCCGACGCGAGCTTCGAACTGCTGCTGCGCGCCGAGGCCGAGGGCAGGCCGCTGAAGTACTTCGACGTGGAGTCCTGGCGGGCGATCGTCGAGGACCGCCCCGACGGCACCCACGCCAACGAGGCCACGGTGAAGCTGTGGGCCAAGAGCGAGCGCATCGTCGCCACCGCCGAGGGCAACGGCCCGGTCAACGCCCTCGACCGCGCACTGCGGGTGGCCCTGGAGAAGATCTACCCCGAGCTGGCCTCCCTCGGCCTGGTCGACTACAAGGTCCGCATCCTGGAGGGCAAGCACGGCACCTCCTCCACCACCCGCGTGCTGATCTCCACCTCGGACGGCCGGGGCGAGTGGTCCACGGTGGGCGTGGCCGACAACGTGATCGCGGCCTCCTGGCAGGCCCTGGAGGACGCGTACACCTACGGTCTGCTGCGCGCCGGGGTGGAACCGGCGAAGTAG
- a CDS encoding GPP34 family phosphoprotein: MTTPRDLLLISMDVPSERPVEQGDLSLALAGAELADLLAAGAAGLDGDRIVPLPRRDTGDPLLDRAAASLKERPPHESVEDWLWRRGEGLAVAYIDALDAEGQLTGPRHRWMPARGDRKTPADTPARHAAAERWASRDPVIAGLAAAVGIEAKSGAPLTAPDDDALVTVLATVNDAVTELEAVRQRRRIENAAFDNIWRAP; encoded by the coding sequence ATGACCACACCTCGGGACCTGTTGTTGATCAGCATGGACGTGCCGTCCGAGCGCCCCGTCGAGCAGGGCGATCTGTCGCTCGCGCTGGCGGGCGCCGAACTGGCCGACCTGCTCGCCGCCGGGGCCGCCGGGCTGGACGGCGACCGCATCGTGCCGCTCCCCCGGCGTGACACCGGGGACCCCTTGCTGGACCGGGCGGCGGCGTCGCTGAAGGAGCGGCCGCCGCACGAGTCCGTCGAGGACTGGCTGTGGCGCCGCGGCGAGGGCCTGGCCGTGGCCTACATCGACGCCCTGGACGCGGAGGGGCAGCTCACCGGTCCGCGGCACCGCTGGATGCCCGCGCGCGGCGACCGGAAGACGCCCGCCGACACACCGGCGCGGCACGCGGCGGCCGAGCGCTGGGCCTCCCGCGACCCGGTCATCGCCGGACTCGCGGCCGCCGTGGGCATCGAGGCGAAATCGGGCGCCCCGCTCACCGCGCCGGACGACGACGCCCTGGTCACCGTTCTGGCCACCGTCAACGACGCGGTGACGGAGCTGGAGGCCGTGCGGCAGCGGCGGCGCATCGAGAACGCGGCCTTCGACAACATCTGGCGCGCTCCCTGA
- a CDS encoding VOC family protein, protein MDADDSGSPDTGSPDIGFLARGRVTTRLPARDLDRARRFYADRLGLRPAEERPGGLLYRCGGTSFVVFLSTGASPGTFTQMAWEVDDIEAAVSELRRRGVVLEEVDRPRFRTRDGIAEVEGNYPSKGARGERGAWFRDSEGNLLGIGQPMH, encoded by the coding sequence ATGGACGCGGACGACTCGGGCTCTCCGGACACCGGCTCTCCGGACATCGGCTTCCTGGCGAGGGGGCGTGTGACGACCCGGCTGCCGGCCCGGGACCTGGACCGGGCCCGGCGCTTCTACGCCGACAGACTGGGGCTGCGGCCCGCCGAGGAGCGGCCGGGCGGGCTGCTGTACCGGTGCGGAGGGACCAGCTTCGTGGTCTTCCTCTCCACCGGGGCCTCGCCCGGCACGTTCACCCAGATGGCGTGGGAGGTCGACGACATCGAGGCGGCCGTGTCGGAGCTGCGGCGCCGCGGCGTCGTCCTCGAGGAGGTCGACAGGCCCAGGTTCCGCACGCGGGACGGCATCGCCGAGGTCGAGGGCAACTACCCGAGCAAGGGCGCGCGCGGAGAGCGCGGCGCCTGGTTCCGCGACAGCGAGGGAAACCTGCTGGGCATCGGCCAGCCCATGCACTAG
- a CDS encoding TetR/AcrR family transcriptional regulator gives MSTTPAPRRRTPAPPREDVLAAAMEMIAERGLEQLTMAALGREVGMSSGHLLYYFRSKDELLLQTLEWSESRLGAERGRLLTRAAPVRERLDAYVDLYVPDGHRDPHWTLWLEVWNRSLNAGEDARDRQAAIEGAWHRDLAALVAEGVSRGEFRPVDADRFAARLRALLDGFSIHVAIGLRGTDRPQVMCHVREFLDDALNRPGLADA, from the coding sequence ATGAGCACCACCCCGGCGCCCCGCAGGCGTACCCCCGCGCCGCCGCGTGAGGACGTGCTCGCCGCCGCCATGGAGATGATCGCCGAGCGCGGTCTCGAGCAGCTCACCATGGCGGCGCTCGGGCGCGAGGTCGGGATGAGCAGCGGCCATCTGCTCTACTACTTCCGCTCCAAGGACGAGCTGCTGCTGCAGACCCTGGAGTGGAGCGAGAGCCGGCTCGGGGCCGAGCGCGGGCGGCTGCTGACCCGTGCCGCCCCGGTCCGCGAACGTCTCGACGCCTACGTGGACCTGTACGTGCCGGACGGTCACCGCGACCCGCACTGGACGCTGTGGCTGGAGGTCTGGAACCGCTCGCTGAACGCCGGCGAGGACGCCCGAGACCGGCAGGCCGCCATCGAGGGCGCCTGGCACCGGGACCTGGCCGCGCTGGTCGCCGAGGGTGTCTCCCGCGGCGAGTTCCGGCCGGTCGACGCGGACCGCTTCGCCGCCCGGCTGCGCGCTCTCCTCGACGGCTTCTCCATCCACGTCGCGATCGGGCTGCGCGGTACGGACCGGCCCCAGGTCATGTGCCATGTGAGGGAGTTCCTCGACGACGCGCTGAACCGGCCCGGGCTCGCGGACGCCTGA
- a CDS encoding TolB family protein, with amino-acid sequence MTAHVRAVLGAAPAAALLLALGPAAVAAPPPPRVERISTATDGSELTAASGGGVISGDGRYAVFSSADPEGGFDTRLYLKDLRTGRLTQVPEDLLYTTGPMLSGDGRRLAYSNGNRYPKPYVYDRVTGRTEVLWPEGPPQDTSYELGTAAAISADGRHVAYTLGNRHGDDYARVLYVRDLDTGTDRQISPLPAEGMILNAWFSADGRTVAYSVAARTDHGTEGRIHVVRGGHESAVGSGFPATLVRLSDDGRSALFNATAADWTTTAYVQDLRTGRVRQVAGIEAVAADGSLRHVLLSGDGGLDLLTLPSGRRHQVAPAGATASPRAMDRRGHAVVFSSPAADLVPHDTNGVPDVFVRRLN; translated from the coding sequence ATGACCGCACACGTCCGCGCAGTCCTCGGCGCCGCGCCGGCAGCGGCACTGCTGCTCGCGCTCGGCCCGGCCGCCGTCGCCGCGCCCCCTCCGCCGCGCGTCGAGCGGATCAGCACCGCCACCGACGGGAGCGAGCTGACCGCGGCCTCGGGCGGCGGCGTCATCAGCGGCGACGGCCGGTACGCCGTCTTCTCCTCGGCGGACCCCGAGGGTGGTTTCGACACCCGCCTGTACCTCAAGGACCTGCGCACCGGCAGACTCACCCAGGTCCCGGAGGACCTGCTCTACACCACGGGGCCGATGCTCAGCGGCGACGGCCGCCGTCTCGCCTACTCCAACGGCAACCGGTACCCCAAGCCGTACGTGTACGACCGCGTCACGGGTCGCACGGAGGTGCTGTGGCCCGAGGGGCCGCCGCAGGACACCTCCTACGAACTGGGCACCGCGGCCGCGATCAGCGCCGACGGCCGGCACGTGGCGTACACCCTCGGCAACCGCCACGGCGACGACTACGCACGTGTGCTCTACGTCCGCGACCTGGACACCGGCACCGACCGGCAGATCTCGCCGTTGCCGGCCGAGGGCATGATCCTCAACGCCTGGTTCAGCGCCGACGGCCGCACGGTCGCCTACAGCGTGGCGGCCCGCACGGACCACGGCACCGAGGGGCGGATCCACGTCGTCCGCGGCGGACACGAATCCGCCGTCGGCAGCGGATTCCCGGCCACGCTCGTCCGGCTCTCCGACGACGGCCGCAGCGCCCTGTTCAACGCCACGGCGGCCGACTGGACGACCACCGCGTACGTCCAGGACCTGCGCACCGGACGCGTCCGGCAGGTGGCCGGCATCGAGGCGGTCGCAGCCGACGGGTCGCTGCGGCACGTGCTGCTGTCCGGCGACGGCGGACTCGACCTGCTCACCCTGCCGTCCGGCAGGCGGCACCAGGTGGCCCCGGCGGGCGCCACCGCCTCGCCCCGCGCGATGGACCGCCGGGGCCACGCCGTCGTCTTCTCCTCCCCGGCCGCCGACCTGGTGCCGCACGACACCAACGGCGTCCCGGACGTCTTCGTACGACGCCTGAACTGA